GACACGCCACTACCCGTCGTATTGAAGAAGACGAGATCGCCAGGCTTCAACTGGCTCTTGCTTACTGCAGTGCCTTGCTTGAACTGATCCGTCGATACACGAGGTAGGGTTACGCCCATTTTCTGATATACATATTTGGTGAAGCCTGAGCAGTCAAAACCGCTACTGGCGCTGATTCCACCTAGTCTGTAAGGTGTACCGTATACCGAGTCAACAACATTAGTTAGAGTGGTGCTCGCAAAAGCATTGCCGCTTTGCATAGTGAAGAAGATGGCTAGGCTTGCTGCGGCTGCGATGATTGTTTTTCTCAAGATGTAAACTCCTTCCAAGGCCTGCGAGGTTAGCTTGCGGATTCGGTTGAAGGTTCCCTATGGCAGCGTGATAGCGGCCAATTCACCCCAGATGGTTCCCCCGTTTCCCGGGTGCTTAGGAATTCGGCTGTTCTTAGTTGATTCACCCAAAAGTTACGATAGTTACAATAAAGTTTACAAACTTGTTACTATTACATTGGTCATTTTACCAAACCCGCCCAGGTTTGACAAGCTTGTCGATAGATTTGATCTGTAAGTCTGTGTTTATATTTGAGTGCATAGGCATAAAGGGCCAGAAGTAGGGGGAATGCAGGCCCTTAGGCAAATAAAAAACCCGCGGTTGTGATTCTAATTGAATCGCCGCGGGCTTAAAATTCGTTATTATTCTACATCATCGTGATCTGTAACTTCTCCAGTAGCATCTTCGTACTTGTCAGAACTCATAACGCGCTTAGCTCCAACATAACGGTCTACATAATATTTCTCGCTCAATTTGCTAATTACAACGCCCTTGGAAGTGGAAGCGTGAGCAAATTTGCCTTCACCTACATAAACACCCACATGAGATATGCCTTTGCCTGAAGTGTTGAAGAACACCAGGTCGCCGGCGAGTAGTTCATCCTTGGATATGGATTCGCCCATTTTATATTGCGATCCCGATTGGTGAGGAAGCTTGATACCGATTTTGGAGAATACATACATCGTAAATCCTGAGCAGTCAAACCCAGAAGTCGTTGTACCACCGGATACATACTTCGTTCCGAGCGCTCCATCAATAGCAGAGTCTAATTTGGAGTCTGCGAAAGCGCTGCCAGTTCCGATGGAGAAGAGCAATGTAACACCAAGAGCTAATGTAGTTAACTGTTTCTTCAAGAAAAATACTCCTTCCGATTGCCTACGAGGTTAGCTTACGGATTCGGTTGAAGGTTCCCTATGATCCCTCTCTAGCGAGATCAATTCACCCAAAGTGGTTCCCCCGTTCCCCGTTAAGGGAATTCGGCCATGATTTCGTAAATAATTGTTATAATTACACTCGCTATTGCTATTACTTGACTTATTATGACAATAATGATTACAAAACTGTTACTGAATTTCTGCTGTTGTTATTGTAACAAAGAGAAGTATATTTTGGCAATGGTTAATTCACAAGATTCAGAGAGAAAAACAAAGAACAAGGCCTCCGATTCTGGCGGAGGCCTTGTGGTATAAGGGATTGTAATAGTGAAAAAAAATTAACTTTTTTGTGATTTCATTTCCCATAGTTGATATTGAGAGGTTATTTCCCAAACTCTAAACAAACTTCGTATGAAAGGATAGCTTTGCTGCAGAATAAGAGCGAGTATTCCGGTCCATATCCACGATACTGAGCCAAAGATTAAGAACAAGATCAGTGCAAAAGCTCCAAGTAAGAGAGAGATGCCTGCTCCAGGAAGCGCATATCGAATACCTATTAGAATAGAACCCCATAGCCCCTTTTTAAAAAGATAGCCAAATTGCGCGAACAGCGAGATTTGGTCAATGAGCCAGCAATAGATCATCCATGCAAGTAGAACGCCCGACATCTTCAGGATCGGGGTGATCTGTATGGTTCCTGAGCGAAGTATGTCTGGCAGAAGTCCCTGAACGTGAGGGAGAATCCATAATAGGGGAAGGCTGATTAATATAAGTTCGATAAATAGGAAGAAGAACACCGGCTTCCCAAACTCCTTCATGCCTCGGAACAGCGGAAGTCCGCTCTTTCGCTCCTCCTTGGACATTAAGCCATACAGGATCCCTGCCTGGAGCAGGGGCGTCACTAGCAGTCGGATGAGAGCCATGCCGAGCAGCATCCCCAGATAGAGACGGATGTCTGGGCTATGCTTGAGCTCGTACTGACCTTCCAGAAGGAATAGAGACTGGCTGAGCATATTGGGCGGGGGATCTGGGTATCTAACCAAGACCTCCGTAACTACTGAATTGACGAGCCTGTATAAAAATAGTCCCCAGAGCAGTTGATACAGAAACAGAATGATAATAGAGGGAAGCTGGTTTTTTATAAGACTCCATCCATTACGTATATAGATCATACTTTTCCCCCTCAGAGTTTTGTTAAGGTAAGGCTTCATAGAATACGGCCGCAGAGGTTAGATATCTACCATAATAACGATCCGAGTACGATCTCCAGCAATTTGACGATCGTTAAGGTAGAGCGGGTACCCACTGGTTCCTGAACCTCCGCCTTCAGGTAGTTGTTAATATGTTTGTTCTCTAGAACGAGCGCATATTCAGGATCGATTTGTACCCAATCCACAGGCTCTTTGTACTGGACCTTAATCTTCAGGGTGTCGTTATCCACATTCCAAGTTTTACGCAGAGTATGTCCGTCCTTGAACGAGAGCAATATGGAAACCTCTGGGTAATTGGCGCCCTTACGGCTTATATCGATGATTGATTCATAGACCGATCCGCTGCTCGAATTGGAGGGATAAATCTGAATTCGATCGACTGAGAAATCAGCCATTTTGTCGCTATATACGTATTGGTTGAAGTATTCCTTCCACGATCGACCCGTGATCTGCTCAACGGTACGCTGGAAATCTTTTGTTGTCGGATGCTTGAAGCGGTATTTCAGGCTGTAGCTGGACATAATTCGCTTCATCGTCTTGGCACCTACTTGCCTCTCAATATCAAGCAGGATCAGTTTCCCTCTATAATAAGCATTCTGGGCGTATACATCGCTATTTCCATATTTCCAGGCATTCTGGGTTAGCGAAGCCGGAGAAGTGATGATCGCTGATTGGACCGGGAGTGGAAGGTTAGTTGTGAATTCCTGCTCCATCAGCTTATCTTCGGCATAGGAGGCGAATCCTTCATCCAACCAGGCTTCCTCGAACTCATTACTAGCAATCATCCCGTAGAAATACTGGTGAGCAATCTCATGGATAACTGTACGCTCCAGCTCATTGTAATCTGGGGAGTCGCTCTTTGCTCCGAAGGAAGTAACCAGAGTTGGATACTCCATGCCCCCTGCACCGTTCGCTTCTGCGGGTGGGACCACAATCGATAACGTAGAGTATGGGTAGCGCCCGTACCACTTGCTGAAGTTAGCCAAGGCTACCTTGGCGGCATAGAAATAACGTTCCTTCAAATCCTTATGAGCAGGATCAAGATATAACTTAATCCGCACGCCGGGAATCGTGTCGGAAGAGAAGGGCTCTTCTGCATAGATGAAGTCTGGCGACGCTGCCCAAGCGAAATCATGCACATCATCGGCATAGTAATGGACGAGCTTCCGTCCATTCTGGATGTTAGCTGCCTTGGTCGGGAAGCCAGTGGCGGCGACGGTGTAGTTGTCGGGGACATCGATCTCCACACTGTATATACTGAAATCGGAATAGAATTCTGAATTACCATGGTATTGATGCAGATTCCAACCTTCAGTGGATCGTCCTCTTGTACCGGCAGGCTCGTACACGCTTATCTTGGGGAACCACTGTCCAGCCATTACAAAGTCGCCGGAGGCGCCCATGCGAGCAAAGATTTTCGGTAGCTTCACTGTGAAGTTAATCTTTAGGGTAATGCTCTCACCACTTTGGACAGAGACAGGCAGACGAACTCTAACCAGCGTTCTGTCCTTGGTATTGCCGTCATCAGGTTGGACATATTGAATCCGATGAAGCAGGGAGATCCCATCGGTTGTCCGAATTTCGGTCAGCTCCATCGATCCCCAGCCATCCTTGGGCATGGCGTCATTCCGCAGCTTGCCGCCCGATTCCTTCATAAATGTACTGTCTGCTGAAGCAAAGGCATTTGGATATAAATGAAGGTAGAGCTCATTGACCGATTTCTTGCCAGGATGCGTCCAGGTAACCGTCTCTGAACCTGTCAGCGTATTTTCCTGTTCATCCAGCTTAACGTTGATATGATATTCCGTTACACGGTTGCTGAGCACCTCAGCGGTTGGCTGCTGGATGCTCTCGCTCTGAGGCGCGGAGGATACGTGCTCTATCCCAGCTATTTGCCCAGGCTTGTTCTTATCTAAGGTGAAGGCAGCCTGATGAGTCTGGCTCTGTTGGTAGAAATACAGGGCCGTTCCAGCGACGAGGCATAGCGCGACGAAGGAAAGGCCAAAGATCAAAATTCTTCGGGTCATACAATGGATACCTCCCGTTGACAAGCATCTACAGCATGTATATGTTTGCATTTGGAAGATTATTAGCTAAAATTAAATTAAGTTGAGGAAACCGTTTCGACTATAGCTTGATGGCGTTTTTCGCTTTGAAATAAACAGAGTATGAACGAAAAGGGGAATTGGAGGATAACATGGATCAATCACAGAAGACGGGTAAGAAGATTTTCTCCCTAAATATTATTAGTAATGAAGAGAAGAGCAAGCATAAGGGCTTCGGCGCGGGTTCAATTGATCTGAACAGTATGTCACCGGTAATTATCGATGTGGACGAGACGTATATTGATATCGGGGCCATGCATGCGAAGAGTAAAGTAGAGAAGGGTATCAAATTCTCCATGAATCGTGAGGACGTACCGAATGGACGCCAGGTATGGATCGTCTGGGTAGCGGTTGATCGGACTCCTGAAGGGCAATTTTATGGCGGGATGACGGCCTGTGAGATGCTCATTGATAAGGAAGCACGCCGTGGCTGGAAGATTCTCGCTGATCACGTGAACAAGATGGACTATGCTTTGAAGCGTAAAGTTATTCTAGACGGCTTGTCGCCGGAACAGAAGGCTTCGCTTAAGCAATTGCTGGTAGACACGAATGCAGAATGGTGGGAGAATTCTCCGGAAGAGTTGAAGGCGGCGCTGGAAGCATAGGAATGGAACAAGCCGACATAAATATTAGAAAGCACCCCATAGAGCTATGAACAGGCCATGCCTGTTTACTCTCTATGGGGTGCTTTTTTGCAATTTATTAGTGTTCAAAGCGTCCACCTTTCAGCACCGAGAAGGTTGGATGAAGCTAGGGACTGAGGAGCGGAACGTACGTAGTTGGTACGTGAGCACCGGAAGGCCCGACTGAATTCAAGATTCGATGTCGAATCAACTCTCAGTGTTACTTCGTGATCAAAGGCGGACTTTATTCGTCTTTACCCAGTAGGACGGTGAGCCCCAGCAAGGTTACGACGATGGTAGCTCCCATATCGGATAAGACAGCGATCCAGAGGGTCAGCCATCCCGGTATCGTAAGTAAGAGAGCGATTATCTTCAAGCTAAGGGAGATGCCGATATTCCACTTGATGATTCGGCTCACCTGTCTGGCGACCTTGATTGCACCTGGCAATTTGCCTAGATGGTCCTGCATCAGCACGATATCTGCGGTCTCGACCGCGCTATCGGTTCCTTTACCCATAGCGATGCCTAGTTGCGAAGCTGCCAGTGCTGGTGCGTCATTAATGCCGTCGCCAACCATCGCGACATTCCAGCGAGTGGCCATTTCCTTCACTTGCTCAACCTTCTGTTCAGGGAGCAACCCGGCATGCCAATCCGTGACACCTGTCTTCATAGCAACCGAACGAGCCGAATAGGAGTGATCACCGGTTAGCATAACGGTGTGTTCGATGCCGTAACGATGGAGTTGGGCGATGACGTCCGGACTTTCCGCTCTGAGTTGGTCGGCGAGTCCGAACAATCCGAGCACCTGATGTTCGGTAGCGATGATCACAACTGTTAGTCCTTCTTGCTTAAGTTGGTTCAGCTCTGCTTTGACTTGATTGCGGGTCTCTTCGCTAATTGTGATCTGCTCCAGTATTTCATCACTGCCAGCCCAGTAGCGGGCCCCTTCAACATTTGCAGCAAGCCCTACACCCGGCAGGGTGATCAGTCCGGAGACGGAAGGA
The window above is part of the Paenibacillus lutimineralis genome. Proteins encoded here:
- a CDS encoding C40 family peptidase, which codes for MRKTIIAAAASLAIFFTMQSGNAFASTTLTNVVDSVYGTPYRLGGISASSGFDCSGFTKYVYQKMGVTLPRVSTDQFKQGTAVSKSQLKPGDLVFFNTTGSGVSHVGIYVGNGEFAHSSSSKGVRIDSLSNSYYKARYVGAKRILSQYTYSLYAQA
- a CDS encoding C40 family peptidase; this translates as MKKQLTTLALGVTLLFSIGTGSAFADSKLDSAIDGALGTKYVSGGTTTSGFDCSGFTMYVFSKIGIKLPHQSGSQYKMGESISKDELLAGDLVFFNTSGKGISHVGVYVGEGKFAHASTSKGVVISKLSEKYYVDRYVGAKRVMSSDKYEDATGEVTDHDDVE
- a CDS encoding M1 family metallopeptidase, yielding MTRRILIFGLSFVALCLVAGTALYFYQQSQTHQAAFTLDKNKPGQIAGIEHVSSAPQSESIQQPTAEVLSNRVTEYHINVKLDEQENTLTGSETVTWTHPGKKSVNELYLHLYPNAFASADSTFMKESGGKLRNDAMPKDGWGSMELTEIRTTDGISLLHRIQYVQPDDGNTKDRTLVRVRLPVSVQSGESITLKINFTVKLPKIFARMGASGDFVMAGQWFPKISVYEPAGTRGRSTEGWNLHQYHGNSEFYSDFSIYSVEIDVPDNYTVAATGFPTKAANIQNGRKLVHYYADDVHDFAWAASPDFIYAEEPFSSDTIPGVRIKLYLDPAHKDLKERYFYAAKVALANFSKWYGRYPYSTLSIVVPPAEANGAGGMEYPTLVTSFGAKSDSPDYNELERTVIHEIAHQYFYGMIASNEFEEAWLDEGFASYAEDKLMEQEFTTNLPLPVQSAIITSPASLTQNAWKYGNSDVYAQNAYYRGKLILLDIERQVGAKTMKRIMSSYSLKYRFKHPTTKDFQRTVEQITGRSWKEYFNQYVYSDKMADFSVDRIQIYPSNSSSGSVYESIIDISRKGANYPEVSILLSFKDGHTLRKTWNVDNDTLKIKVQYKEPVDWVQIDPEYALVLENKHINNYLKAEVQEPVGTRSTLTIVKLLEIVLGSLLW
- a CDS encoding YwhD family protein, with the translated sequence MDQSQKTGKKIFSLNIISNEEKSKHKGFGAGSIDLNSMSPVIIDVDETYIDIGAMHAKSKVEKGIKFSMNREDVPNGRQVWIVWVAVDRTPEGQFYGGMTACEMLIDKEARRGWKILADHVNKMDYALKRKVILDGLSPEQKASLKQLLVDTNAEWWENSPEELKAALEA